The following proteins come from a genomic window of Geothrix edaphica:
- the buk gene encoding butyrate kinase, producing the protein MRLHAYGEWKRTPKDTFFRRHRVLVLNPGSTSTKTSVFEGDEERFTEELQHSAEELKAFEGRPITDQFTFRKEAVLRFLADKGLGLGDLDAVAGRGGLLRPIPHGTWKVGAAMLDDLRAGQRGEHASNLGALIASELVAGTGTPAYIVDPVVVDEADPKVRISGLKELPRRVISHALNQIATARRYAEEHETFYERVNVIVAHMGGGITVGAHRKGRYIDVNNGLDGEGPFSPQRTGTLPAGQLIDLCFSGKYTKAELKLKNKGRGGMIDLLGTSDMREVERRVEAGDAEATLVYDAMIYQIAKAITGQVPAFEGAPIDAILLTGGMARSPKLVGELTRLTAALGCPVKVYPGENEMAALAKGALRVLSGREAAKDYPPAI; encoded by the coding sequence ATGCGGCTGCACGCCTACGGCGAATGGAAGCGGACGCCCAAGGACACCTTCTTCCGCCGCCATCGCGTGCTGGTGCTGAATCCTGGTTCCACCTCCACCAAGACTTCGGTCTTCGAGGGCGACGAGGAGCGGTTCACCGAGGAGCTTCAACACTCCGCAGAGGAACTGAAGGCCTTCGAAGGCAGACCCATCACGGACCAGTTCACCTTCCGCAAGGAGGCGGTGCTGCGGTTCCTGGCGGACAAGGGCCTGGGCCTCGGCGATCTCGATGCCGTGGCCGGGCGCGGCGGCCTGCTGCGGCCCATCCCCCACGGCACGTGGAAGGTGGGGGCCGCCATGCTGGACGACCTGAGGGCCGGCCAGCGCGGCGAGCACGCCTCGAACCTGGGCGCGCTCATCGCCTCCGAGCTAGTGGCGGGGACCGGGACGCCGGCCTACATCGTGGATCCCGTGGTGGTGGACGAGGCCGATCCCAAGGTCCGGATCTCGGGCCTGAAGGAGCTGCCCCGCCGCGTCATCAGCCACGCCCTCAACCAGATCGCCACGGCCCGCCGGTACGCCGAGGAGCACGAGACCTTCTACGAGCGCGTCAACGTCATCGTGGCCCACATGGGCGGCGGCATCACGGTGGGCGCCCACCGCAAGGGCCGCTACATCGACGTGAACAACGGGCTCGATGGCGAAGGGCCGTTCTCGCCCCAGCGCACGGGCACGCTGCCCGCGGGTCAGCTCATCGACCTCTGCTTCTCCGGCAAGTACACCAAGGCTGAGTTGAAGCTCAAGAACAAGGGCCGCGGCGGCATGATCGACCTGCTGGGCACCTCCGACATGCGTGAAGTGGAGCGCCGCGTGGAAGCCGGGGATGCCGAAGCCACCCTGGTCTACGACGCGATGATCTACCAGATCGCCAAGGCCATCACGGGTCAGGTGCCCGCCTTCGAGGGCGCACCCATCGACGCCATCCTGCTCACCGGCGGCATGGCCCGCTCGCCGAAGCTCGTGGGCGAGCTGACCCGCCTCACCGCCGCCCTGGGCTGCCCCGTGAAGGTCTACCCCGGCGAGAACGAGATGGCCGCCCTGGCCAAGGGGGCCCTGCGTGTCCTCTCCGGCCGCGAAGCGGCCAAGGACTACCCGCCAGCGATCTGA
- a CDS encoding TfoX/Sxy family protein has product MSFRTYLLEQMGQIRPVTSRPMFGGLCFFADGRAFALADDGVLYFKVDDSNRPDFIAAGMGPFLPFGDPGKPMGYYELPEDVLEDPELLAIWMAKAIAVAARAKTKPRSNPKRK; this is encoded by the coding sequence GTGAGCTTCCGCACATACCTCCTGGAGCAGATGGGGCAGATCCGGCCCGTGACCTCCCGCCCCATGTTCGGCGGTCTCTGCTTCTTCGCCGACGGCCGCGCCTTCGCCCTGGCGGACGATGGCGTGCTGTACTTCAAGGTGGACGATTCGAACCGCCCGGACTTCATCGCCGCGGGCATGGGCCCCTTCCTGCCCTTCGGCGATCCGGGGAAGCCCATGGGGTACTACGAGCTGCCCGAGGACGTGCTGGAGGATCCGGAGCTGCTGGCGATCTGGATGGCCAAGGCCATCGCCGTGGCCGCCCGCGCCAAGACGAAACCCCGTTCCAATCCCAAGCGGAAGTAG
- a CDS encoding tetratricopeptide repeat protein produces MIPLLLLTPVAQVQSQGLAMPLPAPGEALYKARDWAGLADWFETVPPATRGAHYELWIQALNRSQRWERLATVCEALQPQLEAKSGPRLATYRLYRAQALSQLGRHAEAATAHAENGRLGYPDGYPNACAEARLAQDWSALLTCADTLLGAHPGDAMALAWKGEALARAGRLAEAEPILREAVAKDPKIAYAWNNLGRCLNEEKAWAEACEALDKALALEPNQLEALFNRGRARFELKRYKESRDDFRAALTLRPDDPVLTENLRQAERYATLPAPKKR; encoded by the coding sequence ATGATCCCACTGCTCCTCCTGACTCCTGTCGCCCAGGTCCAGTCCCAGGGTCTCGCCATGCCCCTGCCCGCCCCTGGTGAGGCCCTCTACAAGGCCAGGGACTGGGCCGGTCTCGCGGACTGGTTCGAGACCGTGCCGCCGGCCACCCGCGGGGCCCATTACGAGCTGTGGATCCAGGCCCTCAACCGGAGCCAGCGGTGGGAGCGGCTCGCAACCGTCTGCGAGGCCCTGCAGCCCCAGCTGGAAGCGAAATCCGGCCCCCGCCTGGCCACTTACCGCCTCTACCGCGCCCAGGCCCTGAGCCAGCTGGGCCGCCACGCGGAGGCCGCGACCGCCCATGCGGAGAATGGCCGGCTGGGCTACCCCGACGGCTATCCCAATGCCTGCGCCGAGGCCCGGCTGGCGCAGGACTGGAGCGCCCTCCTGACCTGCGCCGACACGCTGCTGGGAGCACACCCCGGGGATGCTATGGCCCTGGCCTGGAAGGGTGAGGCCCTGGCCCGGGCGGGGCGCCTGGCCGAAGCGGAACCGATCCTCCGCGAGGCCGTGGCGAAGGATCCCAAGATCGCCTACGCCTGGAACAACCTGGGCCGCTGCCTGAACGAGGAGAAGGCCTGGGCCGAGGCCTGCGAGGCCCTCGACAAGGCCCTGGCACTGGAGCCCAATCAGCTTGAGGCCCTCTTCAATCGTGGCCGGGCCCGCTTCGAACTGAAGCGGTACAAGGAAAGCCGGGACGATTTCCGCGCAGCCCTCACGTTGCGCCCCGACGATCCCGTCCTCACGGAGAACCTGCGCCAGGCCGAGCGCTACGCCACCCT
- a CDS encoding GNAT family N-acetyltransferase, translating to MSTITIRPAAPEDAPILAELGARTFRETFEPHTAGPDLEAFLTAAYGEAIQRAELADPARPARILEVDGVPVGFLQLRLGHREPGVPGEHPVELQRIYVLRAAQGGGRGAALMAEAVEMARAWGADVLWLGVWENNLKALAFYARTGFREVGDHVFQIGDQVDRDLILARDLT from the coding sequence ATGTCCACCATCACCATCCGTCCCGCCGCGCCGGAAGACGCCCCCATCCTCGCGGAGCTCGGCGCCCGCACCTTCCGCGAGACCTTCGAGCCGCACACCGCCGGCCCGGACCTGGAGGCCTTCCTGACGGCCGCCTACGGCGAGGCCATCCAGCGCGCCGAGCTGGCGGACCCCGCCCGGCCCGCCCGGATCCTGGAGGTCGATGGCGTGCCCGTGGGCTTCCTCCAGCTGCGCCTGGGCCACCGGGAGCCGGGCGTCCCCGGCGAGCACCCCGTCGAGCTGCAGCGCATCTACGTGCTGCGCGCGGCCCAGGGCGGGGGCCGGGGCGCGGCCCTGATGGCGGAGGCGGTGGAGATGGCCCGGGCCTGGGGGGCGGATGTCCTCTGGCTGGGCGTGTGGGAGAACAACCTCAAGGCCCTGGCTTTCTATGCCCGGACCGGCTTCCGCGAGGTGGGCGACCACGTCTTCCAGATCGGGGACCAGGTCGATCGCGACCTGATCCTGGCGCGGGACCTGACTTGA
- a CDS encoding bifunctional enoyl-CoA hydratase/phosphate acetyltransferase produces the protein MRINTLDELLRAVQERPHKRLVVAWANDAHTLEAVNAAVEGGLVEAILVGDEAAMVKVCLEQGLPKERFRMVHAATDTEAAAKAVAMVRFGEADLLMKGLLSTEKYMKAILNKDQGLLDPGAILSHVTVMEHPGHPKLLIAGDVAVIPEPEFKEKVAILGYLVKTAKALGIETPKVAVLAASEQVQPKMRASAEAALLSKMADRGQIKGALVDGPMALDGAIDPESARIKGMGGPVAGDADCLLFPNLEAGNTFYKAGTKLGGAEIAAVVAGAKVPCVLSSRGDSAKTKLSSIALAALLA, from the coding sequence ATGCGGATCAACACCCTCGATGAGCTGCTCCGCGCCGTGCAGGAACGCCCCCACAAGCGGCTGGTGGTGGCCTGGGCCAACGACGCCCACACCCTGGAAGCCGTGAACGCCGCGGTGGAGGGTGGCCTGGTGGAGGCCATCCTCGTGGGCGACGAGGCCGCGATGGTGAAGGTCTGCCTGGAACAGGGTCTGCCGAAGGAACGGTTCCGCATGGTCCACGCCGCCACAGACACGGAGGCCGCGGCCAAGGCCGTGGCCATGGTGCGCTTCGGCGAGGCGGACCTGCTGATGAAGGGCCTGCTCAGCACCGAGAAGTACATGAAGGCCATCCTGAACAAGGACCAGGGTCTGCTGGACCCGGGCGCCATCCTCAGCCACGTGACCGTGATGGAGCACCCCGGCCATCCCAAGCTGCTCATCGCGGGCGATGTGGCCGTGATCCCCGAGCCGGAGTTCAAGGAGAAGGTCGCCATCCTCGGCTACCTGGTGAAGACCGCCAAGGCCCTGGGCATCGAGACCCCGAAGGTCGCCGTGCTGGCGGCTTCCGAGCAGGTGCAGCCCAAGATGCGCGCCAGCGCCGAGGCCGCCCTGCTGTCGAAGATGGCGGACCGGGGCCAGATCAAGGGCGCCCTGGTGGACGGGCCCATGGCCCTGGATGGCGCCATCGACCCCGAGTCCGCCCGCATCAAGGGCATGGGCGGCCCCGTGGCCGGCGACGCCGACTGCCTGCTCTTCCCCAACCTCGAGGCCGGCAACACCTTCTACAAGGCCGGCACCAAGCTCGGCGGCGCCGAGATCGCCGCCGTCGTGGCCGGTGCCAAGGTGCCCTGCGTCCTCAGCAGCCGGGGCGACAGCGCCAAGACCAAGCTCAGCTCCATCGCCCTGGCGGCCCTGCTGGCCTAG
- a CDS encoding 16S rRNA (uracil(1498)-N(3))-methyltransferase has protein sequence MNLVLLLPEDLTAPDRARLTGRRLAHVREVHRAAVGDELAVGLLGGKMGRGRVLRLDDEALDLELTLDQAPPPKLPLTLLIAVPRPKVLNRVVAAAASLGVARIVLLNAWKVEKAYWASPRMKPENLREQLILGLEQAKDTALPDLRLARLFRPFVEDELPGLLAGGTGLMAHPGTGAAAPKVLAAPVTLAIGPEGGWVEAEVQSLLKAGLHPLDLGPRILRTETALAALVGKLF, from the coding sequence TTGAACCTGGTACTGCTGCTGCCGGAGGATCTGACGGCTCCGGATCGGGCTCGCCTCACGGGTCGACGCCTGGCCCACGTCCGCGAGGTGCACCGCGCCGCGGTGGGCGACGAGCTGGCCGTGGGCCTGCTGGGCGGGAAGATGGGCCGGGGCCGGGTGCTGCGCCTGGACGACGAGGCCCTGGACCTGGAGCTGACCCTGGATCAGGCGCCGCCGCCCAAGCTGCCGTTGACCCTGCTCATCGCCGTGCCGCGGCCCAAAGTGCTGAACCGGGTGGTGGCGGCCGCCGCCAGCCTGGGCGTGGCCCGCATCGTCCTGCTGAACGCCTGGAAGGTGGAGAAGGCCTACTGGGCCAGCCCGAGAATGAAGCCCGAGAACCTCCGCGAGCAGCTGATTCTCGGGCTCGAACAGGCCAAGGACACGGCGCTGCCGGACCTGCGCTTGGCGCGGCTCTTCCGCCCCTTTGTGGAGGATGAGCTGCCCGGCCTGCTGGCCGGCGGCACGGGCCTCATGGCCCATCCCGGCACGGGCGCGGCGGCGCCGAAGGTGCTGGCGGCCCCCGTCACCCTCGCCATCGGCCCCGAAGGCGGCTGGGTGGAGGCTGAGGTCCAGAGCCTGCTGAAGGCCGGCCTGCATCCCCTGGACCTCGGCCCCCGCATCCTCCGCACCGAGACCGCCCTGGCGGCGCTGGTGGGGAAGCTGTTCTAA
- a CDS encoding SPFH domain-containing protein — protein MDLTWLSANPGLSLLAFLAAAFTLILLSKWIRYIPNNRVGIVEKLISRKGSVKTGLIALNGEAGYQPQLLRGGWHLLTPFQYRIHKMPLVTIPQGKIGYIFARDGKDLPPTQALASNVHGADFQDVVAFLQNGGQKGPQRQILREGIYAINLVQFVVLTEDRLFYLPLDPGELETFQKMSAIITERAGWRPVIIKGTDDAVGIVTVHDGPSLASGEIIASTVGEDPHQASTYHNNFQDADKFLVAGGQRGRQYQVLVEGTYYINRLFATIELIPKTVVEVGTVGVVVSYTGAVGADISGQEYRHGELVTKGTRGVWSEPLLPGKYAFNAYAGKVLMVPTTNFILKWTKGEVGSHKFDENLAEVSLITKDAFEPSLPLSVVVHIDYRKAPLVIQRFGDIKKLVEQTLDPMVSAYFKNIGQTRTLIQLIQDRSAIQEQSGVQMKEKFAQYNLELQEVLIGTPSSGSQGGQIEQILIQLRSRQIADEQVETYGRQQNAAAKERELREAEAKAKQQTALTESAISIEVQSNQGKADYAKAQQQAAQIQTLAGAEAEKVRLMGEGEAKRIKVMAEAQAEQAARVGIAQAMAIEEQVRAYGGPQFQLVQQVMNRFAEAIEKSQVDVVPKIHMGGGDKGGGSLIESLLGLLLSEKAGQLAGVVPTAANPEAEALKATLRQNLTK, from the coding sequence ATGGACCTCACCTGGCTATCCGCCAACCCCGGCCTAAGCCTGCTGGCTTTTCTCGCCGCCGCCTTCACCCTGATCCTCCTCAGCAAGTGGATCCGCTACATCCCCAACAACCGCGTGGGCATCGTCGAGAAGCTCATCAGCCGGAAGGGCTCGGTCAAGACCGGACTCATCGCCCTCAACGGCGAGGCCGGCTATCAGCCCCAGCTCCTGCGCGGCGGTTGGCACCTCCTCACGCCCTTCCAGTACCGCATCCACAAGATGCCCCTGGTGACCATCCCCCAGGGCAAGATCGGCTACATCTTCGCCCGCGACGGCAAGGACCTGCCGCCCACCCAGGCTCTGGCCAGCAACGTCCACGGCGCCGACTTCCAGGATGTGGTGGCCTTCCTCCAGAACGGCGGCCAGAAGGGCCCCCAGCGCCAGATCCTGCGCGAGGGCATCTACGCCATCAACCTGGTGCAGTTCGTGGTGCTCACCGAGGACCGGCTCTTCTACCTGCCCCTGGATCCCGGCGAGCTGGAGACCTTCCAGAAGATGAGCGCCATCATCACCGAGCGCGCCGGCTGGCGGCCCGTGATCATCAAGGGCACGGATGACGCGGTGGGCATCGTGACCGTGCATGACGGGCCCAGCCTGGCCAGCGGCGAGATCATCGCCTCCACCGTGGGCGAGGACCCCCACCAGGCCTCCACCTACCACAACAACTTCCAGGACGCCGACAAGTTCCTGGTGGCGGGCGGCCAGCGCGGCCGCCAGTACCAGGTGCTGGTGGAAGGCACCTACTACATCAACCGCCTCTTCGCGACCATCGAGCTGATCCCCAAGACCGTCGTGGAAGTCGGCACCGTGGGGGTGGTGGTGAGCTACACCGGCGCCGTGGGCGCCGACATCAGCGGCCAGGAGTACCGCCACGGCGAGCTGGTCACCAAGGGCACCCGCGGCGTGTGGAGCGAGCCCCTGCTGCCCGGCAAGTACGCCTTCAACGCCTATGCCGGCAAGGTGCTCATGGTGCCGACCACGAACTTCATCCTCAAGTGGACGAAGGGCGAGGTGGGCAGCCACAAGTTCGATGAGAACCTGGCGGAGGTGAGCCTCATCACCAAGGACGCCTTCGAGCCCAGCCTGCCGCTGTCCGTGGTGGTGCACATCGACTACCGCAAGGCGCCCCTCGTCATCCAGCGCTTCGGCGACATCAAGAAGCTGGTGGAGCAGACGCTCGACCCCATGGTCAGCGCCTACTTCAAGAACATCGGCCAGACCCGCACCCTCATCCAGCTCATCCAGGACCGCAGCGCCATCCAGGAGCAGAGCGGCGTCCAGATGAAGGAGAAGTTCGCCCAGTACAACCTGGAGCTGCAGGAGGTGCTCATCGGCACCCCCAGCAGCGGCAGCCAGGGCGGGCAGATCGAGCAGATCCTCATCCAGCTCCGCAGCCGCCAGATCGCCGACGAGCAGGTGGAGACCTACGGCCGCCAGCAGAATGCCGCCGCCAAGGAGCGGGAGCTGCGCGAGGCCGAGGCCAAGGCCAAGCAGCAGACGGCCCTCACGGAATCGGCCATCAGCATCGAGGTGCAGAGCAATCAGGGCAAGGCCGACTACGCCAAGGCCCAGCAGCAGGCGGCGCAGATCCAGACGCTCGCCGGCGCCGAGGCGGAGAAGGTGCGCCTCATGGGCGAAGGCGAGGCCAAGCGCATCAAGGTCATGGCCGAAGCCCAGGCCGAGCAGGCCGCCCGCGTGGGCATCGCCCAGGCCATGGCCATCGAGGAGCAGGTCCGCGCCTATGGCGGCCCCCAGTTCCAGCTCGTGCAGCAGGTCATGAACCGCTTCGCCGAGGCCATCGAGAAGTCCCAGGTGGATGTCGTCCCCAAGATCCACATGGGCGGCGGCGACAAGGGGGGCGGCAGCCTCATCGAGAGCCTGCTGGGGCTCCTCCTCAGCGAGAAGGCCGGACAGCTGGCGGGCGTGGTGCCCACCGCGGCCAATCCCGAGGCCGAGGCGCTGAAGGCCACGCTGCGGCAGAACCTGACCAAGTAG